The genomic region agggATGGCCCCGTGGCTGCATCATTGGTtgtattcaataataaaaaatagtgtaaagttgattaactttatttttaatatataggaGTAAAATTACTAAAGTTATAGGTTAAACAATagcacaaaataaattattattatttttgttaatagaTGTTTCAACATGATTATGGGTCCTAGAATTTGCTGACTTGTTGGCTACATTCACAAGAACTTTTGGTATACTCTAATCACGAGCATCAACATTCATCAGTAGTTGACTTCTTGTTAgttttaatcaaattcaatttctaGTTTTTCTACCAAATTATTTGAAGATACATATTCTTTTGGgtttaaatgatttttatttattttttttatgcatgaATTAGTTTTAccctattttaaataattcatcTTGTTTAGGGTAGATTTTCTAccctttttaataaatatattttcattcgATAATTCCGGATATATTGTGATTAAgaatttgtaataataattttttttttctattaaatttatgaataatttattatggattattttatttacgtTGGTTAGTCATGAAACtgaactaaaataatttaaataccaTTATTCGGAAAATCCAATTTTACTTCAGAAGAGGAGAGGACCAAAACTTTTTCTGTTATTAAACAAGACCAGCAGACAATTTGTTAGCTAATTATTAGCCGTCCATTAGTCAGCACTTTTCTTTGATAATTTATACTGCCAAAATAGCAgtgtattaatatatttattagcacgtccataaaataaaaagaagaaaaaacattcagtttgcttaattatataatatcaactaaataaaatgtaattcatcaatttcaaatgtaaataaaacttaattatataattaagcaaAAACCGACATTCACAGAATTAGAGAACATTAGTTGATAGAATCCAAGTTTGAAACCGCGGATTAGAGTGAAGAGATGTGTTGAAACAGTTAAGCAGTgtgtatataaattaacatgaaaGAATGAGCTGTTATGATCACCACGTCAGTGACAGCTTTACCCCACATGGACTTCTAATCCTTCGCAGACTCTTATTATTAGTATCTTGCAATCATGGAgctgttcttttctttctttctttttttgtttttgggataaattaaaaatatcttacaTGTACTGTTCTGGGTTTATTGCACTTTTGCATGCATATAAATACCCCATGctaaatctcatattttttcACACAACCCTTCAAAAAGTCCTTACTTGCAAgtttctttctgttttctttttctttcttctggTTCATTCTTGAGCTCAAGACAATGGCGATTGGGCAGTGCAAAGATATTGAACAAGGAGAAATTAATGATCTTCAAGATTTGGAAAGACCGTTGATCCATGAAGAGAAAGCTGTTTCTTTTAAGAATGATGAGGAGGAGAATGGATCCATGAACATGGTTCTGCTTAGCACATTTGTTGCTGTTTGTGGTTCTTTTGAATTTGGGTCTTGTGTAAGTTCTTTATCCTCAAAGTTTAGagctttttgttttcttttatttttagagtCACCTTTGCGAAATGGAAACATGGTGTTTATCTTCCTGGTTTAAGAAAAGTTCATCATTTACTAAAtggattttttcttttcttcttcttcttcttcttcttcttggttGGAGACAGAAAACAAAATCACAAACAAACACagaaaaagttataaaaacAAAGGTAACAGGATAGGTTTGTTTTAGCTTAAGTTATTCTTTTGGCAGGTGGGCTATTCAGCACCCACTCAATCTGCAATTATGGAAGATCTTAGTCTCACTACAGCGCAGGTTGGTCTATTTCTctcctcttctttctttgttatAATAAGAGTAGTTTAAATTGCAACTGTTTAATTTCTCTGTTCAATTTTGCAGTACTCCATGTTTGGCTCTATATTAACAATTGGTGCAATGATTGGTGCTGTTACAAGTGGCCGGATCTCAGACTATATTGGTagaaaaggggtatgttttatttttaagttcaGGCCGAACAATGATTACACTCCAATTTTACTAAACAGGGTGTTTTTTTTGGTATAATCAGGCAATGAGAATGTCGGCTATATTTTGCATTACAGGATGGCTAGCTGTCTTTTTCTCTAGAGTATGTATAGTTTGTGCCTTTTTTCATTCCTGGAAATTCTTTGAACATTTTGTTTCTgtaagtaatttttaaatgctGATTTCTTAGTAATGGGTTTGATtcagggatatttatctctTGACATGGGAAGGCTTTTCACTGGTTATGGCATTGGAGTTTTCTCCTTTGTGGTAATAATCACTTATAACCACACCCTTtagctttttatattttctgctCTTGTAAATTTCTGATGTCAATTtctgaacaaaaaaaaaggtcCCAATCTTCATAGCAGAAATAGCCCCAAAGAATCTTCGTGGAGGGCTGACCACATTGAATCAGGTAGAagatcttaaaatttttatgcaTAAGAGGATCCAAATTGATTAATGTGTAATCATCATAACCCTATTTGATCGGTCCTGTCTGTTTTGCAGCTGATGATTGTTACTGGATCATCTACTGCATTCTTAATAGGAAGTGTCATATCATGGAGAATACTGGCTCTAACtggtaaattttaattccCTAATTGAACGTAGTGATATCTGTCTGATGTTCATTTCAAGTTTGTTCTACAGTAGCACTGATTGTTGATTTGATTTGAAGGTCTTGTTCCATGCATTTTCCTGCTTGTTGGTTTGGTGTTTGTTCCTGAGTCTCCTAGATGGCTGGTAAGAATATAAATCATCGTTAAACTTCGACAGCTGTTGTTCTTTAAAATCAGAGGGAACTGAGACTAAACATTTTCTAATTCAGGCAAAAGTTGGCAGAGAAAAAGAATTCCAAGTCGCACTGCAGAAACTCAGAGGCAAAGATGTTGATGTTACACGCGAAGCAGCTGAAATTCAAGTACTTGTCTTGAACTaattaacatgaaaaagaaCCCAATCAAATACTAGCATCTGAACCTGAGAGATTTACCAATCTGTTTCTTGATAGGTTTACATTCAAACTTTTCAATCTCTTCCTAAAGCTAGAATTCTTGATTTATTCAAAAGGCAGTACATTCGTTTTGTATTTGTAAGTGATTCCTTCTCCTGTTGAGTAACTCaatatttaatgtttatgtGGTTATGTAGACATGAAAAAATTTTTCATGTTTCCTGATAGCTTGCAAACTTTGCCATGATCTGCAGATTGGAGTGGCTATAATGATATGCCAGCAATTTGTTGGAATTAATGGCATTGGATTTTATGTTAGTCAAACCTTTGTATCAGCTGGTAAAACCAATTCttgctttcttttaattgCAGTTGCTAGTTCTTAGTCTTTTCTTGTTGATTCTTAGTTCTTATGCAACCTGCAGGATTTTCGTCCGGCACAATTGGAACAATAGCTTACGCTTGTATTCAGGTATTCAAATTTGGCTATTGCCATAAAAGTTTCAtcaatatatatctttttattggaagCTGATCAatctaaaatttgattcagGTTCCCATAACAGCAGTTGGAGCACTATTAATGGACAAATCTGGAAGAAAACCACTGATAATGGTATGCATTTCAAGAACTTCCTACATTTCCaagaatatatagaaataagaatttttctagtgATTATTAAATATGCTTTTGCATATGTAA from Ricinus communis isolate WT05 ecotype wild-type chromosome 9, ASM1957865v1, whole genome shotgun sequence harbors:
- the LOC8262358 gene encoding sugar transporter ERD6-like 16 isoform X1; translation: MAIGQCKDIEQGEINDLQDLERPLIHEEKAVSFKNDEEENGSMNMVLLSTFVAVCGSFEFGSCVGYSAPTQSAIMEDLSLTTAQYSMFGSILTIGAMIGAVTSGRISDYIGRKGAMRMSAIFCITGWLAVFFSRGYLSLDMGRLFTGYGIGVFSFVVPIFIAEIAPKNLRGGLTTLNQLMIVTGSSTAFLIGSVISWRILALTGLVPCIFLLVGLVFVPESPRWLAKVGREKEFQVALQKLRGKDVDVTREAAEIQVYIQTFQSLPKARILDLFKRQYIRFVFIGVAIMICQQFVGINGIGFYVSQTFVSAGFSSGTIGTIAYACIQVPITAVGALLMDKSGRKPLIMVSAAGTFLGCFIAGVSFFLKAHNLLLGYVPIMAVSGVLIFISAFSIGMGAVPWLIMSEILPINIKGVAGSLVVLVNWLGAWLVSYTFNFLLSWSSAGTFFLYSGFSLLSILFVAKFVPETKGKTLEEIQESINS
- the LOC8262358 gene encoding sugar transporter ERD6-like 16 isoform X2, producing MEDLSLTTAQYSMFGSILTIGAMIGAVTSGRISDYIGRKGAMRMSAIFCITGWLAVFFSRGYLSLDMGRLFTGYGIGVFSFVVPIFIAEIAPKNLRGGLTTLNQLMIVTGSSTAFLIGSVISWRILALTGLVPCIFLLVGLVFVPESPRWLAKVGREKEFQVALQKLRGKDVDVTREAAEIQVYIQTFQSLPKARILDLFKRQYIRFVFIGVAIMICQQFVGINGIGFYVSQTFVSAGFSSGTIGTIAYACIQVPITAVGALLMDKSGRKPLIMVSAAGTFLGCFIAGVSFFLKAHNLLLGYVPIMAVSGVLIFISAFSIGMGAVPWLIMSEILPINIKGVAGSLVVLVNWLGAWLVSYTFNFLLSWSSAGTFFLYSGFSLLSILFVAKFVPETKGKTLEEIQESINS